A region of bacterium DNA encodes the following proteins:
- a CDS encoding chitobiase/beta-hexosaminidase C-terminal domain-containing protein, which yields MKKAFLYPILVCSLFTIPFFANAQINQTLKYGDSNDEVTLLQKILNLTGKTVAPAPEPGSLNNETTYYGSLTTSAVKAFQCEKGIVCEGDEESTGWGQVGPKTRSLLNSLFSSLSSSFLNLKSYIVNLPPSSQTAAISGSGSGLVAHYTFDDGSGTTAGDSSGSGNNGTLKNGPTWTSGKVGSGAMSFDGVDDTIRISFSGDQTNSFVFWAKAFSATAVFGHSNSASNHVGFNSGSLRYRVSAGFVDKSIGGIELDSWNHYVFVRDGTTVTFYINGESIGSGDIGTTGDVLVNQIGARSTVFYYAGFLDDVRIYNRALTSSEIQELYSLGSQEGGTTEPDPTPDPEPDPIENENDTTAPSTPTGLSATAVSSSQINLSWTASTDPSTGSGQASGVTGYRIYRNGSQIATSNTTSFSNSGLSADTSYSYTVSAYDATGNQSTQSSSVSARTQASETTTAGTCSSISQFGITWTFDKAYSCGQFVNGDWWVVGPVVVTGISKPNNTAGRDGSMVNPMPGSSHGYDSRVNGSFSSALDVSTQLPLSLAGVSSLVSTISGDLSRPVLDVAAVLTVVSSAPASGTFRPPYAGTSKPMHSVNSIQSHLIPSLAPVANTPTLASMETIFEKPWIDHRTEWQGDYLHPAQNMPNYGGEMARQAHNGVLRLMLNDSFDAKRTLLIRYIQLGIDFYGNVANGANWGNVGGTIGVGRKMPILFAGVILNDDAMKNVASAFDTRGVFQEDGQTFYLTQAERDATYDPINCSGDQSYCNPGYYDDTPLGTASWGERHYRLLTTSYRYLPGKLAYHSSTYQSSMGAALVAHVMGIENLWNHDAFFDWIDRMKELGTGGSYSSPFAHSMWTAYRNTVSQPSTTHSPTFTPSGGNISSPTSVTLTSATPSAVIYYTTNNSTPTRSSNRYTGAINVSSNTTIKAFAVADGLEDSTVRTETYSFKTSIPTATPGGGSYLNAQTVSLSTPTSGADIYYTLNGATPTTSSTKYTSPITISSSVTLKAIAVKSGLSTSDILDEVYVLGSISSNEFDWTNVPLTSQTGTFTISFTMTPSGTNIDAVTGLSSGPADGYTDLAAIIRFNPNGTIDARNGGIYSAVTSLPYTSNIPYNVVMTVDVLNKRYSATVAPNNGTPVTIASNYAFRTEQGSASSLANISLYADTGSHTVSGISLTNGSTPTPDTTQPTLSNLTVSNITTSGATVNWTTNEPADSQIEYGLTTSYGSSSALDSALVTSHSVAISGLSASTLYNYRVKSRDSSGNLATSQNGTITTAQGDVTPPSRSGGSPSDSLSSGTTSATLSLITNESSTCRYSTTANTNYASMTTFSTTGSTTHSTSVSGLSNGQSYTYHIKCRDTAGNTNSSDYQISFSVSNPPSTNGSDSDNDGIPDTDDYCPSTPSTLASVVNKYGCPKPLASTFDIKPDFHALDLRSLSNLELGVGNYGKINWSESIPLLKDETENQTTYKTRLSLDGNITFAPNKVTLNPSNLPEFNREASITLHNISFTEPKIQRDGVSCPSTICSNITYDKTEKTLTFTVTGFSTYEVTEGYVPPPSPPSGGGGGGSSSGGGGSSSGGGSSAPSSSSGGGGSSGGGGTLDLGSYTIPQDISTQSEPDEFEGTDDPSSCSSSITSSPELFPSLSSALTSSQIQSILNLLLAFQADQQVVNDVHCALLGYEV from the coding sequence ATGAAAAAAGCATTTTTATACCCCATCCTCGTCTGCTCATTATTCACCATCCCGTTTTTTGCAAACGCGCAGATAAACCAGACGCTCAAGTACGGCGACTCAAACGATGAGGTAACTCTGCTTCAGAAAATCCTAAACCTAACAGGCAAGACCGTAGCTCCCGCACCCGAACCCGGCTCTTTAAACAACGAAACCACCTACTACGGCTCTCTTACCACCTCTGCAGTCAAGGCCTTTCAATGTGAAAAGGGAATTGTCTGCGAAGGAGACGAAGAATCAACCGGCTGGGGACAAGTCGGCCCCAAAACCCGATCACTTCTTAACTCTCTCTTTTCTTCTCTTTCTTCCTCCTTCCTAAATCTTAAATCATACATCGTAAATCTGCCGCCGTCTTCCCAGACGGCGGCTATCTCCGGCTCGGGTTCCGGCCTTGTCGCTCACTACACTTTTGATGACGGATCGGGCACAACAGCAGGGGACTCAAGTGGAAGTGGTAATAATGGTACACTTAAAAACGGCCCGACTTGGACAAGTGGGAAAGTGGGGAGTGGGGCGATGAGTTTTGATGGGGTGGATGATACAATAAGAATTTCTTTTTCGGGGGATCAAACGAACTCATTTGTTTTTTGGGCTAAAGCATTTTCGGCTACTGCTGTATTTGGACACTCTAACTCTGCTAGTAACCATGTAGGCTTTAATTCCGGAAGCTTACGCTATCGCGTTAGTGCTGGCTTTGTAGATAAAAGTATAGGAGGAATAGAGTTGGATAGTTGGAACCATTATGTTTTTGTCCGTGATGGTACTACGGTTACGTTCTATATAAACGGAGAGTCAATAGGTTCAGGAGATATTGGCACAACAGGCGACGTACTTGTAAACCAGATTGGTGCACGATCTACCGTTTTTTACTACGCAGGTTTTTTAGATGACGTTCGCATCTACAACCGCGCCCTCACCTCATCAGAAATCCAAGAACTCTACTCTCTCGGAAGTCAGGAAGGAGGCACTACTGAGCCAGACCCTACACCGGATCCTGAACCCGATCCCATTGAGAACGAAAATGACACTACGGCTCCTTCAACTCCTACAGGCCTTTCCGCAACCGCCGTTTCCTCATCTCAAATCAATCTCTCCTGGACGGCAAGTACCGACCCTTCGACAGGCTCAGGGCAGGCGAGCGGTGTCACCGGCTACCGCATCTACAGAAACGGCAGTCAGATCGCAACATCCAACACAACCTCATTTTCAAATTCCGGCCTCTCTGCCGACACATCATATTCATATACCGTATCTGCATACGACGCGACAGGCAATCAATCAACCCAGTCATCCAGTGTGAGCGCCAGGACACAGGCCTCAGAGACCACGACTGCAGGCACTTGCTCATCCATCTCTCAGTTCGGCATCACGTGGACGTTTGACAAGGCGTATTCTTGCGGACAGTTTGTTAATGGTGATTGGTGGGTGGTGGGGCCGGTGGTGGTCACAGGTATCAGCAAACCAAATAACACAGCTGGCCGTGACGGATCCATGGTCAACCCCATGCCTGGCTCCAGTCACGGATACGATTCACGCGTGAATGGTAGTTTTAGTTCCGCTTTAGATGTTTCTACACAGCTTCCGCTTTCGCTTGCGGGAGTATCATCGCTCGTGTCTACAATTAGCGGAGATTTGTCTCGTCCGGTATTGGATGTCGCCGCCGTGCTCACCGTTGTTTCGTCTGCTCCGGCATCAGGAACCTTCCGTCCTCCATATGCCGGCACCAGCAAACCTATGCATTCTGTGAATAGCATCCAGTCACATCTCATTCCATCTCTAGCACCGGTCGCCAACACACCAACCCTCGCTTCAATGGAAACTATATTTGAGAAGCCGTGGATAGATCATCGCACAGAATGGCAAGGGGATTACTTACATCCGGCGCAGAACATGCCTAACTATGGAGGAGAAATGGCTCGACAAGCACATAACGGTGTACTGCGTCTCATGCTCAACGATTCCTTTGATGCGAAGAGAACACTTCTCATCCGTTACATTCAACTCGGCATTGATTTTTACGGGAATGTCGCAAATGGCGCCAATTGGGGCAATGTTGGTGGCACTATCGGTGTTGGAAGGAAGATGCCCATCCTATTTGCCGGAGTGATTCTCAACGATGATGCTATGAAGAATGTAGCCTCCGCATTTGATACGCGCGGAGTTTTCCAAGAGGATGGACAAACCTTCTATCTCACGCAAGCGGAGAGAGATGCGACATATGATCCGATAAATTGCAGCGGTGATCAGAGTTATTGTAACCCAGGATACTATGACGACACACCTCTGGGGACAGCGAGTTGGGGAGAAAGACATTATCGATTGCTGACGACCAGTTATAGATACCTTCCGGGGAAGCTTGCATATCACAGCAGTACCTACCAATCATCGATGGGCGCTGCGCTCGTTGCGCATGTCATGGGTATTGAGAATCTCTGGAACCATGATGCATTCTTCGATTGGATTGATCGTATGAAAGAACTTGGTACGGGTGGAAGTTATAGTTCACCGTTTGCACATAGTATGTGGACCGCCTATCGCAATACCGTCTCACAGCCATCCACTACCCACTCTCCCACATTCACCCCCTCCGGTGGAAATATCTCCTCTCCCACATCAGTCACTCTGACCTCTGCCACCCCAAGCGCCGTTATCTACTACACTACCAACAACTCCACACCTACCCGAAGCTCAAATCGCTACACCGGCGCTATCAACGTTTCTTCAAACACGACCATTAAAGCATTTGCAGTAGCTGACGGTCTGGAAGACAGCACGGTCCGCACAGAAACCTACTCTTTCAAGACATCCATCCCAACTGCTACTCCAGGTGGAGGCAGTTATCTAAACGCCCAGACGGTTTCGCTCTCTACTCCGACCAGTGGGGCTGATATCTACTACACTCTAAACGGCGCCACTCCCACCACTTCTTCAACAAAATACACTTCTCCCATTACCATTTCTTCTTCTGTTACTCTCAAGGCCATAGCGGTCAAATCAGGATTGTCTACGAGCGACATTCTAGATGAAGTATATGTCCTCGGCTCGATATCCTCTAACGAATTCGACTGGACCAACGTCCCACTCACTTCCCAAACCGGTACCTTCACTATCTCTTTCACCATGACTCCATCCGGCACCAACATCGACGCAGTCACCGGCCTCTCGTCAGGACCCGCAGACGGCTACACCGACCTTGCAGCTATCATCCGCTTCAACCCCAACGGTACCATCGACGCCAGGAACGGAGGTATCTACAGCGCTGTCACTTCTCTCCCATACACTTCCAACATCCCATACAATGTGGTAATGACGGTTGACGTTCTCAATAAGAGATACAGTGCCACAGTCGCACCCAACAACGGCACGCCTGTAACCATCGCCAGCAACTACGCCTTCAGGACGGAACAGGGAAGCGCGTCATCACTTGCCAACATCTCTCTCTATGCCGACACAGGTTCGCACACTGTTTCCGGCATCTCTCTAACCAACGGCTCCACACCTACCCCAGACACCACCCAACCCACCCTCTCCAACCTCACCGTTTCAAACATCACGACCTCTGGCGCCACAGTAAACTGGACTACCAACGAACCGGCCGATTCACAGATAGAATACGGACTCACCACTTCCTACGGCTCTTCATCAGCGTTAGATTCAGCGTTGGTTACAAGCCACTCTGTGGCTATCAGTGGCCTATCAGCGTCTACACTCTACAACTACCGCGTCAAATCCCGCGACTCTTCAGGCAACCTCGCCACCTCCCAAAACGGCACCATCACCACAGCCCAAGGTGATGTTACTCCTCCTTCACGCTCGGGCGGTTCGCCTTCCGACTCTCTCTCATCAGGCACCACCTCCGCTACTCTTTCCTTAATCACAAATGAATCCTCCACCTGCCGATACTCCACCACAGCAAACACCAACTACGCATCTATGACCACATTCTCCACCACGGGAAGCACAACTCACTCAACTTCAGTTTCCGGTCTCTCTAACGGCCAAAGCTACACCTACCACATCAAATGCCGAGACACCGCAGGCAACACCAACTCCTCCGACTACCAAATCTCTTTTTCCGTCTCCAACCCTCCCTCAACAAATGGAAGCGACTCCGACAACGACGGCATCCCTGATACAGACGACTACTGTCCCTCCACTCCATCCACTCTCGCATCAGTAGTCAACAAATACGGCTGTCCCAAACCTCTTGCCTCCACCTTTGACATCAAACCCGACTTCCACGCTCTTGACCTACGTTCACTCTCCAACCTTGAACTCGGAGTAGGGAACTACGGTAAAATCAACTGGAGTGAAAGCATCCCTCTTCTCAAAGACGAAACAGAGAACCAAACAACCTACAAAACCCGTCTGTCACTGGACGGCAACATCACCTTTGCTCCAAACAAAGTAACTCTCAACCCTTCCAATCTTCCCGAATTCAACCGAGAAGCTTCCATCACCCTCCACAACATCTCCTTTACCGAGCCCAAAATCCAAAGAGACGGCGTCTCCTGTCCTTCCACCATCTGCTCCAATATCACCTACGACAAAACCGAGA
- a CDS encoding DoxX family protein, with protein sequence METTILLVGNVIFGGYFFLMGINHFLKSDMLSGYASSKGVPFPKTANILAGLFLTLGGLGIVAGLYIVLSSILLIVFLIAVNFMIHSFWKNKNADEKASDLQHFLKNTALIGALLALIARVMM encoded by the coding sequence ATGGAGACAACCATTTTGCTTGTCGGAAACGTTATTTTCGGGGGATATTTCTTTTTAATGGGTATCAATCACTTTTTAAAGTCGGACATGCTTTCCGGCTACGCCTCTTCAAAAGGCGTACCGTTTCCGAAAACAGCCAATATTTTGGCAGGGCTTTTTTTGACTTTGGGTGGCCTTGGGATCGTGGCAGGACTTTACATTGTCCTCTCTTCAATATTGCTTATCGTATTTTTGATAGCAGTCAACTTCATGATTCATTCTTTTTGGAAAAACAAAAATGCTGATGAAAAGGCGTCTGACCTTCAGCATTTTTTGAAAAACACCGCCCTTATCGGAGCGCTACTGGCGCTCATCGCGAGAGTGATGATGTAA
- a CDS encoding aminopeptidase — MYHPSQKILEKYADVLVNFALGGGKGIKKNDVVHLICYEYAKPLFVELRKAVWKAGGHVISDFRPDGGVRLPLERDFYLYAKEHQLRFFPEKFLKGLVEEAHHSLFVVSEMNKQALKGVPPEKIMLRGLTFKPYMDWRNEKENRGLYTWTIALYGTPAMAKEAGLTEKEYWNQIIKACFLDSKNPVAEWKKVYVKLENIRKKLNTLRPEYLRVKGPSADLKIKLGKERIWMGGSGRNIPSFELFTSPDWRGTEGWIRFSEPLYVYGNLIKGVELWFEKGKVVKAKAKKGEKILKQMIKTENADKIGEYSLTDKRFSRITKFMAETLFDENMGGPNGNTHLALGKAYHDCFDGDPSKVTKEEWKKMGYNDSSVHTDIVSTEERIVTAILKDGSERVIYKNGMFVL; from the coding sequence ATGTACCATCCTTCTCAAAAAATTTTGGAAAAATACGCCGATGTTTTGGTAAATTTCGCTCTCGGCGGAGGAAAAGGCATCAAAAAAAATGACGTCGTGCATTTGATTTGCTATGAGTACGCAAAACCTCTTTTTGTTGAGCTTAGAAAAGCCGTGTGGAAAGCGGGTGGACATGTGATTTCCGATTTCCGGCCTGACGGAGGAGTACGGCTTCCATTGGAACGGGATTTTTATCTTTACGCCAAAGAGCACCAGCTTCGTTTTTTTCCTGAAAAATTTTTAAAAGGTCTTGTGGAAGAAGCACACCATTCACTTTTTGTGGTTTCCGAAATGAACAAACAGGCGCTAAAAGGCGTTCCGCCCGAGAAAATCATGCTACGCGGTCTGACTTTTAAGCCCTATATGGATTGGCGAAATGAAAAAGAAAACAGAGGACTATATACATGGACCATAGCGCTTTACGGCACACCGGCTATGGCCAAGGAAGCGGGGCTTACGGAAAAAGAGTACTGGAACCAAATAATAAAGGCGTGTTTTTTGGACAGTAAAAACCCGGTTGCTGAGTGGAAGAAGGTCTACGTGAAGCTGGAAAATATAAGAAAAAAACTCAATACCCTTCGGCCTGAATATCTGCGCGTAAAGGGGCCGTCAGCGGATTTGAAAATAAAGCTGGGAAAGGAGCGAATTTGGATGGGCGGTTCCGGCAGAAATATTCCAAGTTTTGAGCTTTTTACTTCACCTGACTGGCGGGGTACGGAAGGGTGGATACGTTTTAGCGAACCGCTTTACGTTTACGGAAATTTGATAAAAGGAGTGGAACTTTGGTTTGAAAAAGGAAAAGTGGTTAAAGCAAAAGCCAAAAAGGGAGAAAAAATTCTAAAACAGATGATAAAGACAGAGAATGCCGACAAAATCGGAGAATATTCATTGACGGATAAGCGATTTTCAAGAATTACAAAATTCATGGCCGAGACACTTTTTGACGAAAACATGGGCGGACCAAACGGCAATACTCATCTGGCGCTTGGCAAGGCCTATCACGACTGTTTTGATGGCGACCCGTCAAAAGTTACAAAAGAAGAATGGAAAAAAATGGGCTATAACGACTCGTCGGTGCATACGGATATAGTTTCCACCGAAGAGCGAATTGTAACCGCGATTTTAAAAGACGGCTCTGAGCGCGTCATCTACAAAAACGGCATGTTCGTGCTTTAA
- a CDS encoding family 1 glycosylhydrolase → MVRKFPDGFYFGAATSAYQVEGGIENNDWAEEARKGTVPVCGKTAEHYTKFKQDFAIAKMLGHNAHRLSVEWARIEPVQGRFNQKEIEHYRTVLRELKSQGMEPFVTLWHFTLPDWLSKKGGVLSPSFPFVFSKYCRHVVEKLGAEADFWIIMNEPVVFASNGYNRGVWPPFKKNVLSFLRVQSSLVKAHREAYRQIKKAKEFVQVGIAKNNIDFCGGNFWSSIFAGFLRWFWNKRFLNSIRGETDFIGINFYFHKKFGDDKHHEKSDMGWDIYPAGLESVLVEAKSYEKPIYVTENGLADAKDLRRGQYIIEHVAAVEEAIKKGVDVRGYFYWSLLDNYEWAEGFGPRFGLVETDYETGKRTVRNSAEVYKHLINSVKNSR, encoded by the coding sequence ATGGTTAGAAAATTTCCTGACGGGTTTTATTTTGGGGCGGCCACTTCCGCTTATCAGGTAGAGGGCGGGATAGAAAACAATGATTGGGCTGAAGAGGCCCGCAAAGGAACTGTGCCTGTTTGTGGTAAAACAGCGGAGCATTATACGAAATTCAAGCAGGATTTCGCTATCGCAAAGATGCTTGGGCATAACGCCCATCGACTGTCAGTTGAGTGGGCGAGAATTGAACCGGTTCAAGGACGTTTTAACCAAAAAGAGATAGAACATTACAGAACCGTCTTGCGGGAACTTAAGTCGCAGGGAATGGAACCGTTTGTTACGCTTTGGCATTTTACTTTGCCGGACTGGCTTTCTAAAAAAGGGGGTGTGTTGTCGCCGTCTTTTCCTTTTGTGTTTTCTAAATATTGCCGACATGTTGTGGAAAAACTTGGCGCCGAAGCCGATTTTTGGATTATAATGAACGAACCGGTCGTCTTTGCTTCCAATGGATACAATCGCGGAGTATGGCCTCCTTTTAAAAAGAACGTCCTGTCTTTTTTGAGGGTTCAAAGTTCTCTGGTGAAGGCCCATAGAGAAGCGTATCGGCAAATCAAAAAAGCCAAAGAGTTTGTTCAAGTCGGTATCGCGAAAAACAACATTGACTTTTGTGGTGGCAATTTCTGGAGCTCCATCTTCGCCGGCTTCTTGCGTTGGTTCTGGAACAAAAGATTTTTAAACTCAATCAGAGGCGAAACCGATTTTATAGGCATAAATTTTTATTTCCATAAGAAATTCGGAGACGACAAACATCATGAAAAATCAGACATGGGTTGGGATATTTATCCCGCGGGGCTTGAAAGCGTTCTCGTAGAAGCCAAATCATACGAGAAGCCCATTTATGTTACGGAAAACGGACTGGCGGACGCCAAGGACTTGCGACGGGGACAGTATATAATAGAACATGTGGCGGCCGTGGAGGAAGCCATAAAAAAGGGGGTGGATGTCAGAGGATATTTTTACTGGTCGCTTTTGGATAACTATGAATGGGCGGAAGGTTTTGGGCCGAGGTTTGGTTTGGTGGAAACGGACTACGAGACGGGCAAGAGGACTGTCAGGAATTCCGCCGAGGTGTATAAACATTTAATCAATTCAGTCAAAAATTCACGTTAA
- a CDS encoding peptidoglycan-binding domain-containing protein, with translation MKKISAFLNSTREKRQNSKNFGKKAAVAILSVAFFMAVLGSPLLAPKAEAQTYAELEAKINAMLSVFDTFMAQIASLRVGINSGGGGDAVGGGEFPIVPTGFRFNRYLSQGAVGDDVLYLQRILNVNSSTRIVSSGPGSPGNETRFFGSLTENAVARFQEYFRSELLSPFGLFSGYGIVDVSTQNKLNSLIANDYVGFVAGVPLSSPFLTVSVPSQPNATSIRGDGAHVPFTRVTLSAGANSEVTINNFVVEKTGSLPNFTFARVILLDENGNQIGLGGTLGTNGVTVIGQSVTIPAGQSRTFTVTGIPTSNLAGSVGQSGGLRVLSVTVPFGTSVGGTLPVFGTTQTITN, from the coding sequence ATGAAAAAAATTTCAGCATTTTTGAATTCCACTCGGGAAAAAAGACAAAATTCCAAGAATTTCGGGAAAAAGGCGGCAGTGGCAATACTGTCGGTCGCGTTTTTCATGGCGGTACTCGGAAGTCCGTTACTCGCTCCAAAAGCCGAAGCCCAGACATACGCGGAGCTTGAAGCCAAAATAAATGCCATGCTATCCGTCTTTGACACATTTATGGCGCAAATAGCTTCCCTGCGCGTGGGAATTAACAGTGGAGGAGGCGGAGACGCCGTCGGAGGGGGCGAATTTCCGATAGTTCCCACAGGGTTTAGATTCAACAGGTATTTGAGCCAAGGGGCAGTGGGAGACGACGTTCTCTATCTTCAGAGAATACTAAACGTAAACTCCTCCACTCGTATCGTGTCTTCCGGTCCCGGTTCGCCGGGCAACGAAACTCGTTTTTTCGGTTCACTGACGGAAAACGCGGTAGCTCGTTTCCAGGAATATTTCCGTTCAGAGCTTCTGTCGCCATTCGGACTGTTTAGTGGCTACGGCATTGTGGACGTAAGCACACAGAATAAATTGAATTCTCTTATCGCCAACGACTATGTCGGCTTCGTGGCGGGCGTTCCTTTAAGCAGTCCTTTTCTAACCGTTAGTGTTCCTTCACAGCCGAATGCCACATCCATAAGAGGCGACGGCGCTCACGTGCCTTTCACCCGTGTCACTTTGTCAGCCGGAGCAAATTCAGAGGTAACGATAAACAACTTTGTGGTTGAAAAAACCGGCTCACTGCCGAATTTCACATTCGCAAGAGTGATACTGCTTGACGAGAATGGTAACCAGATCGGACTGGGAGGTACACTTGGAACCAATGGCGTGACTGTCATAGGCCAGAGTGTCACGATTCCGGCCGGACAATCCAGAACTTTTACGGTAACGGGTATCCCCACAAGCAATCTTGCCGGTTCTGTCGGTCAAAGCGGAGGCCTTAGAGTCCTTTCTGTCACTGTTCCTTTCGGAACGTCGGTGGGAGGAACACTGCCTGTTTTTGGAACAACGCAGACAATAACGAACTAA
- a CDS encoding matrixin family metalloprotease → MKKFFSIIFIILSVGVSYVILRNAEIIGPTVCEKTLKYSLGQFDSRFGITESDFTFALLEAEGVWEDAFNVNLFQLVEQADFKVNLIFDERQRLAIEEERKRNELEMLENTYLSLSHEQSKSQALYEKELSAYKTSADEYERRISSFNSEVEMWNRRGGAPQDVYERLEQEEKELRQLAVSLEAQRVSINSFARELNRLSAQGNSLVGQYNVGVKTYQSEHGSSREFSQGEYNGREINIFQFDDMSNLTLVLVHELGHALGLDHVEDPRSVMYYLMGEQDLENVSLTEEDISALRERCRI, encoded by the coding sequence ATGAAAAAATTTTTTAGCATTATTTTCATAATTCTTTCAGTCGGTGTCTCTTATGTCATCTTGCGCAACGCCGAAATTATCGGACCCACTGTTTGCGAGAAAACGCTGAAATATTCTTTGGGACAATTTGACAGCCGTTTCGGCATAACAGAGTCGGATTTCACCTTTGCCCTCCTTGAAGCGGAAGGTGTCTGGGAAGACGCTTTCAACGTGAATTTGTTTCAATTGGTGGAGCAAGCCGATTTTAAGGTCAATCTTATTTTTGACGAAAGACAGCGTTTGGCCATAGAAGAAGAAAGAAAAAGGAACGAACTTGAAATGCTTGAAAACACTTACCTGTCGCTCAGTCACGAACAGTCAAAATCGCAGGCGCTGTATGAAAAGGAACTTTCCGCTTACAAGACGTCGGCAGACGAGTACGAGAGGAGGATTTCTTCTTTCAACAGTGAAGTAGAGATGTGGAACAGGCGAGGAGGAGCGCCACAAGACGTCTACGAGCGACTGGAGCAGGAAGAAAAAGAACTGCGTCAGTTAGCCGTTTCTTTGGAAGCGCAGAGAGTAAGTATAAATTCTTTTGCCAGAGAACTAAACCGGCTAAGCGCTCAAGGAAACTCTTTGGTGGGGCAATACAATGTTGGAGTAAAGACCTATCAATCAGAACACGGTTCGTCCAGAGAATTCAGTCAAGGCGAATACAACGGTCGGGAAATAAATATTTTTCAATTTGACGATATGTCCAATCTGACTTTGGTTCTGGTTCATGAACTGGGGCACGCGCTCGGTTTGGACCATGTGGAGGACCCTCGTTCGGTCATGTACTATTTAATGGGCGAACAGGACTTGGAAAACGTGTCTTTAACCGAAGAAGATATAAGCGCCCTTCGGGAAAGGTGTCGCATTTAG
- a CDS encoding YihY/virulence factor BrkB family protein, translated as MPQKIRLIIEMARNEKITLRAASLAYYAMFALAPLLIIAVSIGNLFIENTLVRDAVSGYVMSRFGESAVVFFQTMIDRLASVEQNITLTSISAIILVFGIARFFHHARQSFFDLFSYEIHERDPLKRTIKTHGLSVVFMVAVIILFFSLSVFNITVPLLVQFSHEVLTFLPDALFITAQFAMSFLALGLLFTVVYRLASVSDIGWLQCFYGGLTAAACVTFLNYIISLFLQWSTTVSIYGAAEFLLVALIWVYYAILSAFVGALLAKAK; from the coding sequence ATGCCCCAAAAAATCCGTCTCATTATTGAAATGGCAAGAAATGAGAAGATAACTTTGCGAGCCGCCTCGCTGGCTTATTACGCCATGTTCGCTCTCGCTCCTCTTCTCATCATCGCCGTTTCAATCGGCAATCTTTTCATTGAAAACACTCTTGTCAGAGACGCTGTTTCCGGCTATGTAATGTCGCGTTTTGGAGAAAGCGCCGTAGTTTTTTTCCAAACCATGATTGACCGGCTGGCCTCTGTTGAACAAAATATCACTCTGACGAGCATATCCGCGATAATTCTCGTATTTGGAATTGCTCGTTTCTTTCATCACGCCAGACAAAGTTTTTTTGATTTGTTCTCCTATGAAATACATGAAAGAGACCCGCTGAAGCGAACCATTAAAACACACGGACTTTCCGTTGTCTTCATGGTGGCCGTGATAATTTTATTTTTCTCGCTATCCGTGTTCAACATAACAGTACCTCTTCTGGTTCAGTTTTCCCACGAGGTTTTGACATTTTTGCCGGATGCTCTTTTTATAACGGCTCAGTTCGCGATGAGTTTTCTTGCTCTCGGTCTTTTGTTTACCGTGGTTTATCGGCTGGCTTCCGTATCGGATATTGGGTGGCTTCAGTGTTTTTACGGCGGTCTGACTGCGGCCGCTTGCGTTACTTTTCTAAATTATATTATTTCGCTGTTTTTGCAGTGGAGCACCACTGTTTCCATATACGGAGCCGCTGAATTTCTTTTGGTCGCACTTATATGGGTATATTATGCCATTCTGTCTGCGTTCGTCGGCGCTCTTTTAGCAAAGGCCAAGTAA